In Jeotgalibaca arthritidis, a single genomic region encodes these proteins:
- a CDS encoding cysteine peptidase family C39 domain-containing protein produces MQHDASDCAAAVVSTVMLRYKKESTIMKVREMIGTDAYGATVKGIMDGLEKLNFNAKAIRTTVEQITADLTYPAIAQIQTEEGLNHFVVIHKVTKKDQMIIADPAKGIERKDKAEFAEQFSGVMIFMAPTTEFEMMKMKDKGMFELFVQLILPQKKLMGVIILASVLLTALGIFSSFFSKIIMDEIIPYQLKRSLYVFLIVFA; encoded by the coding sequence ATGCAACATGATGCTTCAGATTGTGCGGCAGCTGTTGTATCAACAGTTATGCTACGGTACAAAAAAGAATCAACAATTATGAAGGTCCGTGAAATGATTGGTACTGATGCGTATGGAGCAACGGTGAAAGGGATTATGGATGGTTTAGAAAAACTAAATTTTAATGCAAAAGCCATTCGAACGACAGTCGAGCAAATCACAGCTGACTTGACTTACCCAGCGATTGCTCAAATCCAAACAGAAGAAGGACTCAATCATTTTGTTGTGATACATAAGGTGACCAAAAAAGATCAAATGATTATTGCTGATCCAGCTAAAGGGATTGAAAGAAAAGATAAAGCTGAATTTGCCGAGCAATTTTCTGGTGTAATGATCTTTATGGCGCCAACGACTGAATTTGAAATGATGAAGATGAAAGATAAAGGAATGTTTGAACTATTCGTTCAACTGATCTTGCCACAGAAAAAGCTGATGGGTGTGATCATTCTTGCATCTGTGTTACTAACCGCATTAGGAATTTTTTCAAGCTTTTTCTCGAAAATCATTATGGACGAGATTATTCCTTATCAATTAAAAAGAAGTCTCTATGTTTTTCTAATTGTCTTTGCTTAG
- a CDS encoding putative HlyD family type I secretion protein encodes MSLQQNQIVGEIATEENGFYVDSYIQAQDRSKVEVGQPVNVAVVGVNNYRFGTITGTVEFIEPGTIQNETAEGVISFYRARVSLDEDFLASKSGKTVEIIRSMPIEARII; translated from the coding sequence ATGTCACTGCAACAAAATCAGATTGTGGGTGAGATTGCAACTGAGGAAAATGGCTTTTACGTTGATAGCTATATCCAAGCGCAAGATCGAAGTAAAGTTGAAGTCGGACAACCTGTCAATGTGGCTGTTGTGGGGGTGAATAATTACCGTTTTGGTACGATCACAGGAACAGTTGAATTTATCGAACCTGGAACGATTCAAAATGAAACAGCAGAAGGTGTGATTAGCTTTTATCGAGCAAGGGTTAGTTTAGACGAAGACTTTTTAGCTAGTAAATCAGGGAAAACTGTTGAAATCATTCGTTCAATGCCAATTGAAGCGAGGATTATTTAA
- a CDS encoding IS3 family transposase → MEQPDVTLNRWFKLAELPKSSFYEWKNKLSLQDDMDPLVEEIKHIIAASNHAYGYRRVTIALKKMGYTVNHKRVLRIMRENHLLCVKFTRKNRRYRSFKGEVRTIAENHLNRNFVTTQPNDVWVSDVTEFKVANSEEKLYLSAIMDLYNSEIIAYSMSQSPTVRLTNQSLEEALTLLPDKHNLMIHTDQGFHYQHQSWVNLLKKHSICQSMSRRGNCLDNSPMENFFGLLKQEMYYGETTESIHHLKEAIATYIYWYNNERIKIKLNGLSPIQYRLQAA, encoded by the coding sequence CTGGAACAACCTGATGTCACACTGAATAGATGGTTTAAACTAGCAGAGCTACCTAAGAGTTCATTCTATGAATGGAAAAATAAATTAAGTCTACAGGACGACATGGATCCCTTGGTCGAAGAGATTAAACACATTATCGCGGCATCAAATCATGCCTATGGCTACCGTAGAGTGACGATTGCTTTGAAAAAAATGGGATACACTGTCAACCATAAGCGTGTGTTAAGAATTATGAGAGAGAATCATCTTCTGTGCGTAAAATTTACACGTAAAAATCGTCGCTATCGTTCATTTAAAGGAGAAGTCCGTACAATCGCTGAAAATCATCTCAATCGTAACTTTGTGACGACTCAACCCAATGACGTTTGGGTCAGTGATGTGACCGAATTTAAAGTGGCAAATTCGGAAGAGAAACTTTACTTATCAGCGATTATGGATTTGTACAACAGTGAAATAATCGCCTATAGTATGAGTCAATCGCCGACTGTCAGATTGACTAATCAATCACTTGAAGAGGCGCTAACGCTGCTTCCTGATAAACACAATCTTATGATACATACAGATCAAGGGTTTCACTACCAACATCAATCTTGGGTCAATCTACTTAAGAAGCATTCTATTTGTCAAAGCATGTCTAGGAGAGGAAATTGTCTGGATAATTCGCCAATGGAAAATTTCTTTGGTCTACTGAAACAAGAAATGTATTACGGTGAGACAACTGAAAGCATTCATCATTTAAAAGAAGCGATCGCTACATATATTTATTGGTACAACAATGAACGAATCAAAATAAAATTAAACGGCCTGTCACCTATTCAATATAGGTTACAAGCCGCTTAG